Proteins from a single region of Pseudopedobacter saltans DSM 12145:
- a CDS encoding Crp/Fnr family transcriptional regulator: MFKEINEYINHCVRLSEDELDVFNRYLKPKHVPKKTFLLMEGEICNFEAFIIKGCIKTYFIDDNGFETILTFATENWWVSDVSSFSDQKPSKMFIETLEDCDLLLIDANVKEELLQKVPLLERAFRLMLQRHLAVYQERLFGYVALSAQERYEIFLEKYPHIPQRVPQHLIASYLGISPEFLSRIRKRSLKK, from the coding sequence ATGTTTAAGGAAATCAACGAATATATTAACCACTGTGTCCGTTTGTCTGAAGATGAACTAGATGTGTTTAACCGTTATTTGAAGCCAAAACATGTACCCAAGAAAACGTTTTTGCTTATGGAAGGGGAGATCTGTAATTTCGAAGCCTTCATTATAAAAGGATGTATAAAAACCTATTTTATAGATGATAATGGTTTTGAAACTATTCTGACCTTTGCTACTGAAAATTGGTGGGTTAGTGATGTATCCAGTTTTTCAGATCAGAAACCCAGTAAAATGTTTATAGAGACACTGGAAGATTGTGATTTACTTTTGATAGATGCCAATGTAAAGGAAGAGCTTTTGCAAAAAGTACCTTTATTGGAAAGAGCATTCCGATTAATGTTACAAAGACATCTGGCGGTTTATCAGGAGCGCTTGTTTGGCTATGTAGCACTTTCTGCACAGGAACGATATGAAATTTTCCTTGAAAAATATCCTCATATTCCACAACGTGTTCCCCAACACTTGATTGCATCTTATCTGGGTATTTCGCCCGAGTTTTTAAGTAGAATTAGAAAACGGAGTCTTAAAAAATAA
- a CDS encoding pirin family protein, with product MAKTVLHKAETRGVSNHGWLNSRHTFSFSGYNNPERIHFGALRVLNDDIVEGGMGFGTHPHNNMEIISIPLEGDLEHQDSMGNKAVIRHGDVQVMSAGTGVYHSEYNANKGEKVKFLQIWLFPNQENVTPRYGQITLNVEDRHNKLQQVLSPNADDEGVWIHQDAWFNMGKFDKDFSLNYSLHKENNGVYVFVLQGDVTVNGQVLNERDGLGIWEVDKLEITANSQDAEILLMEVPMTI from the coding sequence ATGGCAAAGACAGTATTGCATAAAGCAGAGACAAGAGGAGTTTCCAACCATGGTTGGTTGAACAGTCGACATACGTTTAGTTTTTCCGGATACAATAACCCGGAGAGAATTCATTTTGGTGCCTTAAGGGTATTGAATGATGATATAGTTGAAGGGGGAATGGGATTCGGTACTCATCCACATAATAATATGGAAATTATATCAATTCCATTAGAAGGTGATTTGGAACATCAGGACAGTATGGGAAACAAAGCAGTAATCAGACATGGCGATGTACAGGTTATGAGTGCTGGAACCGGAGTGTACCACAGTGAATACAATGCAAATAAGGGAGAAAAGGTGAAGTTTCTTCAAATTTGGCTTTTCCCAAATCAAGAGAATGTTACTCCGCGTTACGGTCAGATTACATTAAACGTAGAAGACAGGCACAATAAATTGCAGCAGGTGTTATCTCCTAATGCAGATGATGAAGGTGTTTGGATCCATCAGGATGCATGGTTTAACATGGGTAAATTTGACAAAGATTTTTCCCTAAATTATTCTTTGCATAAAGAAAACAATGGCGTATATGTATTTGTTCTGCAAGGAGATGTTACTGTAAACGGACAGGTGCTGAATGAAAGAGATGGTTTAGGGATCTGGGAAGTTGATAAACTGGAAATTACAGCAAATAGTCAGGATGCCGAGATTTTATTGATGGAAGTTCCAATGACAATATAA
- a CDS encoding YceI family protein, translating into MKWVLDSAHSELVFKVKHMMISNVKGRFNNFNVDVDGDDIRNASVKVDIKADSINTNSTDRDNHLKSADFLDVEKYPDITFVSKSVLKEDEDEFTLVGDLTIRGITKEVKVDVEFGGIGKDPWGNEKAGYNVEGKINRKDWGLNWNAALETGGVLVSDEVKFSAELQFIKQA; encoded by the coding sequence ATGAAATGGGTTTTAGATTCCGCTCATAGCGAATTGGTGTTTAAAGTAAAGCACATGATGATTAGTAACGTCAAAGGTCGGTTTAATAACTTTAATGTTGACGTTGATGGTGATGATATCAGAAATGCTTCGGTAAAAGTTGATATCAAAGCTGATTCAATAAATACAAATAGTACAGATAGAGATAATCACTTAAAAAGTGCTGATTTCCTTGATGTAGAGAAATATCCTGACATTACATTTGTAAGCAAATCTGTTCTTAAAGAAGATGAGGACGAATTTACTTTAGTTGGAGATTTAACAATCAGAGGAATCACAAAAGAAGTAAAAGTTGACGTAGAGTTTGGTGGAATAGGGAAAGATCCATGGGGTAACGAAAAAGCAGGTTATAATGTAGAAGGAAAAATTAATCGTAAAGATTGGGGATTAAACTGGAATGCGGCTTTGGAAACAGGAGGTGTTTTGGTTAGTGATGAAGTGAAGTTTAGCGCAGAATTACAGTTTATAAAACAAGCATAA